The genomic stretch TAGATTGTTAAGGTACTGATTGAATTGCCTTTGGTTGGCTTATCTTCAGCATAAGGGGTGGGAAGATTGGGAAAAGGGGGGTGATATTGTCCCGAAGGGAAAAACTATCATCTGGAGTGATCCAGTGGATATGTTGACAGTTGCCATCCTATCCCCTAAAATGAAAATGGGGAGGGGAAAAGGTCTATGAGAGGTCATAACTCAAAAATCGAAGGAGGGATAAAAATGGCAAAGACTATCAAGGCAAAATTTTCTAAGGGAGTGATTGAACCTTTAGAAAAGATAGAGATCGGGGAAGGAGAAGAAATTACCATTAGCATTCTGGAAACTCCTTCCAGAATGGGAAAGAAAAGTTTTTTGGAGGCTTTAAAAGCAACGGCCGGAGGCTGGAAAAATCTAATTGATTGTGACGAATTAAAGAGAAATATATACAACGATCGCCTCATTATTACCAGGCCAGGGGTTAAACTATGAAATACTTAATCGATACGGATTGGATAATTGATCATCTGAAGGGTCAGGATAGAGTGGTCAGAAAGTTAGAAGAATTAGCCCCTGAAGGAGCGGCCATAAGTGTAATTTCTTAGCAGAGGTTTATGAAGGTGTTTATTATTCCAAAGACCCTGTTAAAAGTCAGCAGCTTTTAGAGGAATTTCTGGCTCCGGATTTAAAGGTGCTAAATATCGATCAGGAGATCGGCAAAGTTTTCGGTAGGGAACGGGGTAGGTTAAGACAGCGGAAGAAAACCATCAGTGACTTTGACCTTTTGATTGCTTCCACCTGCCTCTATTACAACCTAACCCTTCTTACCAATAACCGGCGGCATTACGAGATGGTGGAAGGCTTGGATATTTTCTCCCTCTCATAGACAAAATCAGAGCCAGCCATAACGGTTGGCTTTTTTCTCGGAGCGAAAATTGAAGCTTTTAAAAAAGAGGGAGAGAAAAAAAGGGGGAAAGTGAAAGTAGTCTCTTTTGCCAGTTGGCCTTCAGGGGCCAGGGGCAAGCTAACCCGTAAGGAAATATACAGATTTCTGAGGGAAAGGCATGAAGCCCTAACCCAAAAGATAAAATCAAAGGTAATTGAATCCGCCGCCAACCAGAAAAGGTTGGCTTTTTCATTTTATGCTCCCCTTTCTCAAATTGTAATTTGGGAAAATTTCTACAAAAGGTCTCAACGACTGGAGAAAGGGAGCGGTCCCTCGGATCGGTAGGTGCCACGGAGAGTATGGAGTACTTGCGTATGTCGGAAGCCACATAACTTCCGCATGCAGCAACCGGCGGGCGCAGGGGTGACGATCGGGTTCACCGTGACTGGCCAGGCCCGCCGCTGCTGATGCGGCACGTTAGGCGGACACGTGTTACGAGTGGAATTGAATTTTCGTTTGCAGGCGAGGCTAGTGAGGCACTCCGGAGGCTTAAAGGCGGAGAAACAGATAGGCTGAGCTGTAATGCAAGCGCACAAAGGCCCGAACGGTATGAAGGGACGATCGGAGAGGACATCGCATGGGCAATGGGCCGGCGGAACAACGGCGGTTGCCTTTCAGAATGAAGGGCGAACTGTGCTGTGCTGAGTCCCCGACTGAGAGTCCGTCTGATGTACAAAAATGAACAGCAGTAGGTGAGATCTGTCAATTGGATAGACTGCCGAAGCAATGGCTTTCGTCTTCAAAGGATGGGGAAACACTACTGCAAATCCTTTTCACACAAGAAGACCATATATCCAGTACCAGGAGCCCATAGATTCAATGGCAATCTTAGTTTCCCCTTTCGGATCTCCAAAATACTTCAGGATGGCCTCTTCATCGTTAGGGAAATTGGAGATTTACCCCGTTAGAAATAATGCCCCGCTGGAATTTCTAATGGGGTTTACTCCACCAGGGGGTATTAATTTGGTTTGAGGGGGGTCAGGATTTGTGTTATCTATAATATGAATGGCACGAATGACACCGAGTTTGCCGAATCATTCGATGAATTCGCTTTTATTCGTTTCATTCGCTTAGGAGAAAAATG from Deltaproteobacteria bacterium encodes the following:
- a CDS encoding DUF104 domain-containing protein; the encoded protein is MAKTIKAKFSKGVIEPLEKIEIGEGEEITISILETPSRMGKKSFLEALKATAGGWKNLIDCDELKRNIYNDRLIITRPGVKL